Proteins from one Ipomoea triloba cultivar NCNSP0323 chromosome 1, ASM357664v1 genomic window:
- the LOC116016829 gene encoding uncharacterized protein LOC116016829 isoform X3, protein MNAIVVRGLTVCISSAKLIRESRNHAFNSKFLSSRTALKCNCVKKEKTQNSFEEFSVLKSDIPCDSGSLWSGMALYVFSFHVPLSFGGLSAISNILHRPVLDPETEGDLFSFPEQAISLLVIQTLELIGVLLLLRFPMKPQSSILEFFQAKQVSKERNWLLASAIGFGLLVFLVFLTSFISYRLVGPKDVNNPIVKEILSSSSISLTACILVYCVVTPFLEEIVYRRFFLTALSSTMKWQQAVIISSMVFSAVHFSAENFIPLFIIGSILGGSYCWSGNLCSSVVIHSLYNALTLLITYMS, encoded by the exons ATGAATGCAATTGTGGTGCGTGGACTTACAGTATGCATATCATCCGCAAAGCTTATACGAGAGTCTCGCAACCATGCTTTCAATTCTAAGTTTTTGAGCTCCAGAACAGCTCTCAAGTGTAATTGCGTGAAGAAGGAGAAAACCCAGAATTCCTTTGAg GAATTCTCAGTCCTTAAATCCGATATTCCATGTGATAGTGGGAGTTTGTGGAGTGGTATGGCTTTGTATGTGTTCAGCTTTCATGTTCCTTTGAGTTTTGGAGGGCTGTCTGCTATCAGCAACATATTGCATCGTCCTGTCCTTGATCCCGAGACTGAG GGCGATCTTTTCTCTTTTCCAGAACAGGCAATATCCTTGTTAGTTATTCAAACTTTGGAGCTCATCGGAGTTCTGCTGCTCTTAAGATTTCCCATGAAACCTCAGAGTAGCATTCTTGAATTCTTTCAAGCAAAGCAGGTATCAAAAGAAAGGAACTGGTTGCTTGCATCAGCTATTGGCTTTGGCCTTCTTGTTTTCTTGGTTTTTCTCACATCCTTCATCTCCTACAGATTGGTAGGGCCAAAA GATGTTAACAATCCAATCGTGAAGGAAATCCTCTCAAGCAGCTCCATCTCTTTAACTGCATGCATTCTTGTCTATTGCGTCGTCACCCCCTTCCTAGAAGAAATCGTTTACAGGCGGTTTTTCTTGACAGCTCTTTCCTCTACAATGAAATGGCAGCAAGCAGTGATCATAAGCTCGATGGTTTTCAGCGCAGTTCATTTCTCGGCTGAGAATTTCATACCATTGTTCATCATTGGCTCCATCCTCGGAGGGTCTTACTGCTGGTCTGGTAACCTGTGTTCTTCTGTTGTGATACATTCATTGTACAATGCACTCACATTACTTATAACCTACATGTCATAA
- the LOC116016857 gene encoding uncharacterized protein LOC116016857 — protein sequence MSGTEEEVKEQSDEAALENTEKPMPSSQGEEETIKKRYGGIMPKKPPLISKDHERAYFDSADWALGKQGGVEKPKGPLEALRPKLQPTQQQTRYRKSPYAPAEGEDGSNAPPED from the exons ATGTCAGGCACAGAGGAGGAGGTCAAAGAGCAATCAGATGAAGCTGCTTTGGAAAACACTGAAAAACCCATGCCATCATCCCAAGGGGAG GAGGAAACTATTAAGAAAAGATATGGAGGAATCATGCCCAAGAAGCCACCATTGATTTCAAag GACCATGAACGGGCTTATTTTGATTCTGCTGATTGGGCTCTTGGAAAG CAAGGAGGTGTAGAGAAGCCCAAAGGTCCACTGGAGGCACTTCGGCCGAAGTTACAG CCGACACAACAGCAAACTCGATACCGCAAATCTCCTTATGCCCCAGCAGAAGGTGAAG ATGGAAGCAATGCCCCGCCAGAGGATTAA
- the LOC116016821 gene encoding LOW QUALITY PROTEIN: lanC-like protein GCL2 (The sequence of the model RefSeq protein was modified relative to this genomic sequence to represent the inferred CDS: inserted 1 base in 1 codon), whose product MADRFYPNLMPDFVAENPKIEGGEVQRPISQGTNESLLKLLATPFHSLAEKLKRAALDLKETIVLETWGATRQQVSDFTLYTGPLGTALLLFKSYQVTNNTNDLNLCSQIVKACDSVTLSSRDVTFICGRGGVCALGAVVAKYMGNDLLVNYYLSQFQEIKITKEVPDELLYGRVGFLWACLFINKHLGKGTIPYTLTGAVVAKVIENGKRLGXKRKSPLMYEWYGEMYWGSAHGIAGIMHVLMHFELKQDEAELVKGTLKYMIENKFPSGNYPASEEDKRDVLVHWCHGAPGISLTLVKAAEVFGENEFLKAAVDAAEVVWNRGLLKRVGICHGISGNAYTFLSLYRLTGNAEYLYRAKAFASFLLDRAHKLISTGEMHRGDRPYSLFEGVGGMSYLFLDLVHPNNARFPAYEL is encoded by the exons ATGGCGGATCGGTTTTATCCGAATTTGATGCCTGATTTTGTAGCAGAAAATCCAAAGATTGAGGGGGGAGAAGTTCAACGCCCGATTTCGCAAGGCACCAATGAGTCTCTATTGAAGCTTCTGGCTACACCGTTCCACTCTCTTGCCGAGAAGCTTAAACGGGCCGCTCTTGACCTGAAAGAAACT ATAGTGCTGGAGACATGGGGTGCCACAAGGCAACAAGTATCAGATTTTACACTCTACACTGGGCCACTTGGGACTGCCCTTTTGCTCTTTAAGTCCTACCAAGTCACCAACAATACAAATGACCTAAATCTCTGCTCCCAGATAGTAAAAGCTTGTGACTCTGTTACTCTAAGCTCCAG GGATGTTACCTTTATATGTGGGAGAGGAGGTGTATGTGCACTTGGTGCTGTGGTTGCAAAGTACATGGGCAATGATCTGTTGGTTAATTACTATTTAAGCCAGTTTCAAGAG ATTAAGATTACTAAAGAAGTCCCGGATGAGTTACTGTATGGTAGAGTTGGCTTCTTATGGGCTTGCTTATTCATAAACAAGCACCTCGGCAAAGGAACAATCCCTTACACCTTAACG GGTGCTGTTGTTGCCAAGGTTATTGAGAATGGGAAGAGATTGG GGAAGAGGAAAAGTCCTCTAATGTATGAATGGTATGGAGAGATGTACTGGGGTTCAGCCCATGGAATAGCTGGGATCATGCACGTGTTGATGCATTTCGAACTTAAGCAGGATGAGGCGGAACTCGTAAAGGGAACTTTAAAGTACATGATAGAGAACAAGTTCCCGAGTGGTAATTACCCTGCAAGCGAAGAAGATAAGAGAGATGTTCTTGTGCACTGGTGTCACGGAGCTCCAGGAATTTCCCTTACACTAGTCAAGGCAGCAGAG GTTTTTGGAGAAAATGAGTTTCTTAAAGCTGCAGTAGATGCTGCAGAGGTAGTATGGAACCGTGGCCTTCTGAAACGCGTTGGGATTTGCCATGGCATCAGTGGAAATGCCTACACTTTCCTTTCTCTCTATCGGCTGACAGGAAATGCAGAGTATTTATATAGAGCCAAAGCCTTCGCGAGCTTTCTACTTGATAGAGCTCACAAACTCATATCAACAGGAGAGATGCACAGAGGTGATAGGCCGTATTCACTGTTTGAAGGTGTTGGGGGTATGTCATATCTTTTTCTGGACTTGGTACATCCCAACAATGCTAGATTTCCAGCTTATGAACTCTGA
- the LOC116016829 gene encoding uncharacterized protein LOC116016829 isoform X2 produces MLSQSTPISIASSPIVSILQIDVEKVAEVRKMNAIVVRGLTVCISSAKLIRESRNHAFNSKFLSSRTALKCNCVKKEKTQNSFEEFSVLKSDIPCDSGSLWSGMALYVFSFHVPLSFGGLSAISNILHRPVLDPETEAISLLVIQTLELIGVLLLLRFPMKPQSSILEFFQAKQVSKERNWLLASAIGFGLLVFLVFLTSFISYRLVGPKDVNNPIVKEILSSSSISLTACILVYCVVTPFLEEIVYRRFFLTALSSTMKWQQAVIISSMVFSAVHFSAENFIPLFIIGSILGGSYCWSGNLCSSVVIHSLYNALTLLITYMS; encoded by the exons atgttatccCAATCGACTCCTATCTCCATAGCTTCATCTCCCATCGTTTCAATTCTTCAAATTGATGTTGAAAAAGTAGCAGAAGTTCGAAAGATGAATGCAATTGTGGTGCGTGGACTTACAGTATGCATATCATCCGCAAAGCTTATACGAGAGTCTCGCAACCATGCTTTCAATTCTAAGTTTTTGAGCTCCAGAACAGCTCTCAAGTGTAATTGCGTGAAGAAGGAGAAAACCCAGAATTCCTTTGAg GAATTCTCAGTCCTTAAATCCGATATTCCATGTGATAGTGGGAGTTTGTGGAGTGGTATGGCTTTGTATGTGTTCAGCTTTCATGTTCCTTTGAGTTTTGGAGGGCTGTCTGCTATCAGCAACATATTGCATCGTCCTGTCCTTGATCCCGAGACTGAG GCAATATCCTTGTTAGTTATTCAAACTTTGGAGCTCATCGGAGTTCTGCTGCTCTTAAGATTTCCCATGAAACCTCAGAGTAGCATTCTTGAATTCTTTCAAGCAAAGCAGGTATCAAAAGAAAGGAACTGGTTGCTTGCATCAGCTATTGGCTTTGGCCTTCTTGTTTTCTTGGTTTTTCTCACATCCTTCATCTCCTACAGATTGGTAGGGCCAAAA GATGTTAACAATCCAATCGTGAAGGAAATCCTCTCAAGCAGCTCCATCTCTTTAACTGCATGCATTCTTGTCTATTGCGTCGTCACCCCCTTCCTAGAAGAAATCGTTTACAGGCGGTTTTTCTTGACAGCTCTTTCCTCTACAATGAAATGGCAGCAAGCAGTGATCATAAGCTCGATGGTTTTCAGCGCAGTTCATTTCTCGGCTGAGAATTTCATACCATTGTTCATCATTGGCTCCATCCTCGGAGGGTCTTACTGCTGGTCTGGTAACCTGTGTTCTTCTGTTGTGATACATTCATTGTACAATGCACTCACATTACTTATAACCTACATGTCATAA
- the LOC116016829 gene encoding uncharacterized protein LOC116016829 isoform X1: MLSQSTPISIASSPIVSILQIDVEKVAEVRKMNAIVVRGLTVCISSAKLIRESRNHAFNSKFLSSRTALKCNCVKKEKTQNSFEEFSVLKSDIPCDSGSLWSGMALYVFSFHVPLSFGGLSAISNILHRPVLDPETEGDLFSFPEQAISLLVIQTLELIGVLLLLRFPMKPQSSILEFFQAKQVSKERNWLLASAIGFGLLVFLVFLTSFISYRLVGPKDVNNPIVKEILSSSSISLTACILVYCVVTPFLEEIVYRRFFLTALSSTMKWQQAVIISSMVFSAVHFSAENFIPLFIIGSILGGSYCWSGNLCSSVVIHSLYNALTLLITYMS; this comes from the exons atgttatccCAATCGACTCCTATCTCCATAGCTTCATCTCCCATCGTTTCAATTCTTCAAATTGATGTTGAAAAAGTAGCAGAAGTTCGAAAGATGAATGCAATTGTGGTGCGTGGACTTACAGTATGCATATCATCCGCAAAGCTTATACGAGAGTCTCGCAACCATGCTTTCAATTCTAAGTTTTTGAGCTCCAGAACAGCTCTCAAGTGTAATTGCGTGAAGAAGGAGAAAACCCAGAATTCCTTTGAg GAATTCTCAGTCCTTAAATCCGATATTCCATGTGATAGTGGGAGTTTGTGGAGTGGTATGGCTTTGTATGTGTTCAGCTTTCATGTTCCTTTGAGTTTTGGAGGGCTGTCTGCTATCAGCAACATATTGCATCGTCCTGTCCTTGATCCCGAGACTGAG GGCGATCTTTTCTCTTTTCCAGAACAGGCAATATCCTTGTTAGTTATTCAAACTTTGGAGCTCATCGGAGTTCTGCTGCTCTTAAGATTTCCCATGAAACCTCAGAGTAGCATTCTTGAATTCTTTCAAGCAAAGCAGGTATCAAAAGAAAGGAACTGGTTGCTTGCATCAGCTATTGGCTTTGGCCTTCTTGTTTTCTTGGTTTTTCTCACATCCTTCATCTCCTACAGATTGGTAGGGCCAAAA GATGTTAACAATCCAATCGTGAAGGAAATCCTCTCAAGCAGCTCCATCTCTTTAACTGCATGCATTCTTGTCTATTGCGTCGTCACCCCCTTCCTAGAAGAAATCGTTTACAGGCGGTTTTTCTTGACAGCTCTTTCCTCTACAATGAAATGGCAGCAAGCAGTGATCATAAGCTCGATGGTTTTCAGCGCAGTTCATTTCTCGGCTGAGAATTTCATACCATTGTTCATCATTGGCTCCATCCTCGGAGGGTCTTACTGCTGGTCTGGTAACCTGTGTTCTTCTGTTGTGATACATTCATTGTACAATGCACTCACATTACTTATAACCTACATGTCATAA